A section of the Bradyrhizobium oligotrophicum S58 genome encodes:
- a CDS encoding DUF3096 domain-containing protein: MTLTVAHISPIMSVIAGVLILIMPRLLNLIVAIFLILNGLIGMGLLKWLHF, encoded by the coding sequence ATGACCCTGACCGTTGCCCATATCTCGCCGATCATGTCCGTGATCGCTGGAGTCCTCATTCTGATCATGCCGCGCCTGCTGAACCTGATCGTCGCGATTTTCCTCATCCTGAACGGCCTGATCGGCATGGGCCTGCTGAAGTGGCTCCATTTCTGA